From the genome of candidate division TA06 bacterium B3_TA06:
GTCGGGGGTTCAAATCCCTCCACCGCCACTTGATTATGTCTTGCACATGTTTAGAGCAGCGGACGCGAAGCGGCGATGACTATCGCCATCATAATCCGCGTGTCGGGGGTTCAAATCCCTCCACCGCCACTTGATTATGTTTTGCACATGTTTAGAGCAGCGGACGCGAAGCGGCGATGACTATCGCCATCATAATCCGCGTGTCGGGGGTTCGAATCCCTCCACCGCCAGTTGGTATACTCAAGGTTAAGAAAAGTGCGATTACAAAAGGAACCGTCGCTTACGGGGTCCCCGCAAGAGCGCGCAGCGATCTTGTGGGGTGAATACCGCCAGTTGATCTACCTAAGGAGAATTAAGGAATGACCATATCTATCGGTGCGGATCATCATGGTTTTGTTCTCAAGAATTCCCTGAAAAGATGGCTCCAGCTTAAAGGCCACAAGCTAATTGATGCCGGAACCGACGATCCCACATCCACAGATTACCCCGACTATGCGCTCGCAGTAGGCAGTCTGGTAGGCTCGGGCGAAGCCGAACTGGGGATACTGATCTGCGGGACAGGTATAGGGATGTGCATCGCCGCCAATAAGGTGAATGGTGTGCGTGCCGCCAGGGTATGCAGCGAGAAGGACGCCCAGATGGCCCGCCGTC
Proteins encoded in this window:
- the rpiB gene encoding ribose 5-phosphate isomerase B, which produces MTISIGADHHGFVLKNSLKRWLQLKGHKLIDAGTDDPTSTDYPDYALAVGSLVGSGEAELGILICGTGIGMCIAANKVNGVRAARVCSEKDAQMARRHNNANVLCFGAEIVNEALARRMVTAWMENEFEGGRHERRVEKITAFENKNEG